A window of Heptranchias perlo isolate sHepPer1 chromosome 43, sHepPer1.hap1, whole genome shotgun sequence contains these coding sequences:
- the zgc:101765 gene encoding glyoxal reductase, with product MESVKLNNGVEMPLVGLGTFKVRGYEVVCRTLDAALGHGYRSFDTAAVYQNERDVGRALKELLPKHGLSRQDVVITSKLGPKSHGEEAEAEAGCLQSLEALDCEYVDLYLIHWPGKQGWRSGDERNPAWRQRSWEAMESLYRNGTFRAIGVSNYTAGHMRELLAKCHVRPAVLQVEYHPHLVQSELLAFCLANGIHLQAYSSLGTGRLLAEPTVKGLADSYGKTPAQVLLRWALQQGIGVIPKSTDPEHIAENAQLFDFRLAEEDVEALNGLHSDTRYCWDPRHVA from the coding sequence ATGGAGAGCGTAAAGCTGAATAATGGCGTTGAGATGCCGCTGGTGGGCCTGGGCACGTTCAAAGTGAGAGGGTACGAGGTTGTGTGCCGGACGCTGGACGCTGCTCTGGGGCATGGCTATCGGTCCTTCGACACCGCGGCCGTCTACCAGAACGAGAGGGACGTCGGCAGGGCCCTGAAGGAACTGCTGCCGAAACACGGCCTGTCACGGCAGGACGTTGTCATCACCAGCAAGCTGGGGCCCAAGTCTCAcggggaggaggcggaggcggaagcGGGCTGCCTCCAGAGTTTGGAGGCTTTGGACTGCGAGTACGTGGACCTCTACCTCATTCACTGGCCCGGCAAGCAGGGTTGGAGGAGTGGCGACGAGCGCAATCCAGCTTGGCGGCAGCGTAGCTGGGAGGCGATGGAGAGCTTGTACAGGAATGGGACGTTCCGAGCCATTGGGGTGTCCAACTACACGGCGGGCCACATGCGAGAGCTGCTGGCCAAATGTCACGTCAGGCCGGCCGTGCTACAGGTGGAATACCACCCACATCTGGTGCAGAGCGAGCTGCTCGCCTTCTGCTTGGCAAACGGCATCCACCTGCAGGCCTACTCCTCCCTGGGGACCGGACGTCTGCTAGCGGAGCCAACGGTCAAAGGCCTGGCCGACAGCTATGGCAAGACCCCCGCCCAGGTCCTGCTGCGTTGGGCTCTTCAGCAGGGGATTGGCGTCATTCCCAAATCCACCGATCCCGAGCACATCGCCGAGAACGCCCAGCTCTTCGATTTCCGCCTGGCCGAGGAGGACGTGGAGGCGCTGAACGGGCTGCACTCCGACACGCGGTACTGCTGGGACCCACGTCACGTggcctga